A genome region from Pseudomonas pergaminensis includes the following:
- a CDS encoding cysteine desulfurase family protein: protein MNKRPLYFDYAATTPVDERVIQVMVECLGFNANFGNPASSSHAFGQAARQTVEQARRQVAELVGANPEQIVWTSGATESNNLAIKGVAQARGVAGGHIITSQIEHKATLDTARQLQEAGVAVTYLVPDADGLISPDAVSEAMREDTFLVSLMLVNNELGTLNDIPAIGARVREHGALLHVDAAQGAGKVAIDLAQWPVDLMSFSAHKLYGPKGIGALYVGPRAQQKVLAQIHGGGHEGGLRSGTLATHQIAGMGTAFALAAASFAEEKAVIVALRQRLLDQLASVAGVRLNGSATQRVPHTLSLTFSEGEFNAAGLSAGIAFSATSACNSASNAPSHVLLALGHDARSAGRTIRLSLGRFTTEQDIDQAVQLIKASLASAPAFWAV, encoded by the coding sequence ATGAATAAACGTCCGTTGTATTTCGACTACGCCGCCACCACCCCGGTGGACGAGCGGGTCATCCAGGTGATGGTCGAGTGTCTGGGCTTCAATGCCAATTTCGGTAACCCTGCGTCCAGTTCCCATGCGTTCGGCCAAGCGGCTCGGCAAACGGTTGAACAGGCGCGTCGTCAGGTGGCCGAGTTGGTCGGTGCCAACCCGGAACAAATCGTCTGGACGTCCGGCGCCACGGAATCCAACAACCTTGCGATCAAGGGCGTGGCCCAGGCGCGGGGCGTGGCAGGTGGGCATATCATCACCAGCCAGATCGAACACAAGGCCACCCTGGATACCGCGCGACAACTGCAGGAAGCCGGCGTGGCCGTGACCTACCTGGTGCCGGATGCCGATGGCTTGATCAGCCCCGATGCTGTCAGTGAAGCCATGCGCGAGGACACTTTCCTGGTGTCGCTGATGCTGGTGAATAACGAATTGGGCACCCTCAACGACATCCCTGCCATCGGCGCTCGCGTGCGTGAGCACGGTGCGTTGTTGCATGTGGATGCGGCGCAGGGGGCGGGCAAGGTGGCGATCGACCTGGCGCAGTGGCCGGTGGACTTGATGTCGTTTTCGGCCCACAAGCTGTATGGCCCCAAAGGTATTGGTGCTTTGTATGTCGGCCCGCGGGCGCAGCAGAAAGTGTTGGCGCAGATTCACGGCGGCGGCCACGAAGGTGGCCTGCGTTCCGGTACGTTGGCAACGCATCAGATTGCCGGCATGGGCACCGCGTTTGCTTTGGCGGCGGCGTCTTTTGCCGAAGAAAAGGCGGTGATCGTGGCTCTGCGCCAACGCCTGCTGGACCAGTTGGCGTCGGTAGCCGGCGTGCGCCTCAATGGCAGCGCCACGCAACGTGTTCCACACACCCTGAGTCTCACGTTCAGTGAAGGCGAATTCAATGCCGCTGGGTTGAGTGCGGGGATCGCGTTCTCTGCGACGTCCGCCTGCAATTCGGCGAGCAATGCGCCGTCCCATGTGCTGCTTGCCCTGGGCCATGATGCACGCAGTGCTGGCCGTACGATTCGCTTGAGCCTGGGCCGGTTTACCACCGAACAGGATATCGACCAGGCGGTGCAGTTGATCAAAGCATCCCTGGCCAGTGCACCGGCCTTCTGGGCGGTCTGA
- a CDS encoding aminopeptidase P family protein — protein MSTQPLTHGTVPQRLAHTRELMSREGVHALLVPSADPHLSEYLPGYWQGRQWLSGFHGSVGTLIVTADFAGVWADSRYWEQATKELKGSGIELVKLQPGQPGPLEWLAEQTPEGGVVAVDGAVMAVASARTLGAKLAERGAQLRTDIDLLDEVWQDRPALPNQPIYQHLPPQATVSRGEKLAALRAALKEKGADWHFIATLDDIAWLFNLRGGDVSFNPVFVSFALINQQQATLFVALSKVDAELRAVLEQDGVTLRDYSEVADALRAVPTGASLQVDPARVTAGLLENLDAGVKLVEGLNPTTLAKSRKSLADAEHIRQAMEQDGAALCEFFAWLDSALGRERITELTIDEHLTAARTRRPGYVSLSFNTIAAYNANGAMPHYHATEEEHALIEGDGLLLIDSGGQYLGGTTDITRMVPIGTPSDEQKRDCTRVLKGVIALSRAHFPKGILSPLLDAIARAPIWAEGVDYGHGTGHGVGYFLNVHEGPQVIAYQAATAPQTAMQPGMITSIEPGTYRPGRWGVRIENLVLNREAGKTEFGEFLKFETLTLCPIDTRCLEPTLLTADEREWFNAYHAEVRARLSPLLSGAALEWLQVRTAAI, from the coding sequence ATGAGTACGCAGCCCTTGACCCATGGAACGGTTCCCCAGCGCCTGGCGCATACCCGTGAACTGATGAGCCGCGAGGGCGTTCACGCCCTGCTGGTGCCGTCGGCCGACCCGCACCTGTCCGAATACCTGCCGGGTTACTGGCAGGGGCGGCAATGGTTGTCGGGGTTTCATGGTTCGGTGGGGACGCTGATTGTCACTGCAGACTTCGCCGGTGTGTGGGCCGACAGCCGCTACTGGGAACAGGCGACCAAGGAACTCAAGGGCAGCGGCATCGAATTGGTCAAGCTGCAGCCGGGCCAACCCGGTCCGCTGGAGTGGCTGGCCGAGCAGACGCCGGAAGGTGGCGTAGTCGCCGTGGACGGTGCGGTGATGGCCGTGGCCTCGGCGCGCACCCTGGGCGCCAAGCTGGCAGAGCGCGGCGCACAACTGCGTACGGATATCGACCTGTTGGATGAAGTCTGGCAAGACCGCCCGGCGTTGCCGAACCAGCCGATCTATCAACATTTGCCACCGCAGGCCACTGTCAGCCGAGGTGAAAAACTCGCCGCGCTGCGCGCCGCCTTGAAAGAGAAGGGCGCCGATTGGCATTTCATTGCAACCCTGGATGACATCGCCTGGCTGTTCAACTTGCGCGGTGGTGATGTTTCCTTCAACCCGGTGTTTGTGTCCTTTGCGCTGATCAATCAGCAGCAGGCCACGTTGTTCGTGGCACTGAGCAAAGTCGATGCTGAGCTGCGGGCGGTGTTGGAGCAGGATGGCGTGACGCTGCGCGATTACAGCGAAGTGGCTGACGCGTTGCGCGCGGTGCCTACGGGCGCCAGCTTGCAGGTCGACCCTGCTCGTGTCACCGCTGGCCTGCTGGAAAACTTGGATGCTGGTGTCAAGCTGGTCGAAGGGCTTAACCCGACCACATTAGCCAAGTCCCGCAAGAGCCTGGCCGACGCGGAACATATCCGCCAAGCCATGGAGCAGGATGGCGCGGCGCTGTGCGAATTTTTCGCCTGGCTGGACAGCGCACTGGGCCGTGAGCGCATCACCGAACTGACTATCGACGAGCACCTGACCGCCGCGCGCACCCGGCGCCCCGGTTATGTATCGCTGAGTTTCAACACCATCGCGGCCTACAACGCCAATGGCGCGATGCCGCATTACCATGCCACTGAAGAAGAGCATGCGCTGATCGAAGGTGATGGCTTGTTGCTGATTGACTCGGGTGGCCAGTACCTGGGTGGCACCACGGATATCACGCGGATGGTGCCTATCGGCACGCCGAGTGACGAGCAGAAGCGTGACTGCACCCGCGTACTCAAGGGCGTGATCGCCTTGTCCCGTGCACACTTCCCGAAAGGGATCCTGTCGCCCCTGCTGGACGCCATTGCCCGCGCGCCGATCTGGGCGGAAGGCGTGGACTACGGCCACGGCACCGGGCACGGCGTAGGTTATTTCCTCAACGTGCATGAAGGTCCGCAAGTGATTGCCTATCAGGCTGCCACGGCGCCGCAAACGGCGATGCAGCCAGGAATGATCACCTCCATTGAGCCGGGTACTTACCGTCCGGGTCGTTGGGGCGTGCGCATCGAGAACCTGGTGCTCAACCGCGAAGCGGGCAAGACCGAGTTCGGCGAGTTCCTCAAGTTTGAAACCCTGACCTTGTGCCCGATCGATACGCGCTGCCTGGAGCCCACGCTGCTGACGGCGGACGAGCGCGAGTGGTTCAACGCTTACCACGCTGAGGTGCGTGCGCGGTTGAGCCCTTTGCTCAGTGGTGCCGCGCTTGAGTGGCTGCAGGTACGCACCGCGGCTATTTGA
- a CDS encoding 2-hydroxychromene-2-carboxylate isomerase encodes MSKTLEFFFDLGSPATYLAYTQLPALCAATGTRLVYKPMLLGGVFKATGNASPITVPAKGRYMFDDLARYARRYNVPLQFNPHFPINTLVLMRAITGVQLHHPERFLDVIDCLFRALWVDGRHLGDPTVVAAVLTEHGFDPDELLALANDERIKAALKDNTEQAVQRGVFGAPSMFVGKQLFFGQDRLDFVREALS; translated from the coding sequence ATGAGTAAAACCCTGGAATTCTTCTTTGACCTCGGCAGCCCTGCCACTTACCTGGCCTACACCCAACTGCCGGCGTTGTGCGCGGCAACCGGTACGCGGTTGGTGTACAAGCCCATGCTGTTGGGCGGCGTGTTCAAGGCCACTGGCAACGCCTCTCCAATCACCGTTCCTGCCAAGGGCCGCTACATGTTTGATGACTTGGCACGTTATGCCCGTCGCTATAACGTGCCGCTCCAGTTCAACCCGCATTTTCCCATCAACACCCTGGTATTGATGCGCGCGATCACTGGCGTCCAATTGCACCACCCTGAACGTTTCCTGGACGTTATCGATTGCCTGTTCCGCGCCCTCTGGGTCGATGGCCGTCACTTGGGAGACCCCACCGTGGTAGCTGCCGTGCTCACCGAGCACGGATTTGACCCGGATGAGCTGCTGGCACTGGCTAATGACGAACGTATAAAGGCTGCCCTCAAAGACAACACCGAACAGGCCGTTCAACGCGGCGTGTTCGGTGCACCCAGCATGTTTGTAGGCAAACAGTTGTTCTTTGGTCAGGACCGTCTGGATTTCGTGCGCGAAGCCTTGAGTTAG